One window of Planktothrix serta PCC 8927 genomic DNA carries:
- the crtE gene encoding geranylgeranyl diphosphate synthase CrtE, giving the protein MVLASEINSPLESSQFDLSAYLTQRQTLVEQALDASLPLTYPEKIYEAMRYSLLAGGKRLRPILCLATCELVGGTVEMAMPTACALEMIHTMSLIHDDLPAMDNDDYRRGKLTNHKVYGEDIAILAGDGLLSYAFEFVATQTLNVPAHQVLQVIARLGRAVGAAGLVGGQVVDLDSEGLTDVSEETLTFIHTHKTGALLEACVVCGAILGGADETEIERLSRYARNIGLAFQIVDDILDITATQEELGKTAGKDLTAQKVTYPSLWGIEESKRQAQQLIAEAKAELSHYGDRAIPLLAIADFITNRTH; this is encoded by the coding sequence ATGGTATTGGCAAGCGAAATTAACTCGCCGTTGGAGAGTTCTCAGTTTGATTTATCGGCGTATCTGACCCAACGGCAGACCCTGGTAGAACAGGCTTTAGATGCGTCTCTTCCTCTAACCTACCCTGAAAAAATCTATGAGGCAATGCGTTATTCCTTGCTGGCTGGAGGAAAGCGTCTGCGACCGATTTTGTGCCTCGCCACTTGTGAGTTAGTCGGTGGGACTGTAGAGATGGCCATGCCGACCGCCTGCGCCCTAGAAATGATTCATACCATGTCCTTGATTCATGATGATCTCCCGGCGATGGATAATGATGATTATCGTCGGGGAAAACTGACCAATCATAAGGTTTATGGAGAGGATATTGCCATTTTAGCCGGGGATGGTTTATTGAGTTATGCCTTTGAATTTGTCGCCACCCAAACTCTTAATGTTCCTGCCCATCAAGTGTTACAGGTCATTGCCCGTTTAGGTCGGGCGGTGGGGGCCGCAGGCTTAGTGGGGGGACAGGTGGTAGATTTAGACTCGGAAGGATTAACGGATGTTTCCGAAGAAACCCTGACGTTTATTCATACCCATAAAACGGGGGCGTTATTAGAAGCTTGTGTGGTCTGTGGTGCGATTTTAGGCGGGGCTGACGAAACGGAAATTGAACGATTGTCTCGGTATGCGCGTAATATTGGTTTGGCGTTTCAGATTGTCGATGATATTCTCGATATTACCGCCACTCAGGAGGAGCTCGGAAAAACTGCCGGGAAAGATTTAACCGCCCAAAAAGTGACCTACCCCAGTTTATGGGGGATAGAAGAATCCAAACGTCAAGCCCAGCAGTTAATTGCAGAAGCCAAAGCGGAATTATCTCACTATGGAGATCGGGCAATTCCCCTGTTAGCGATCGCAGATTTTATCACTAATCGCACTCACTAA
- a CDS encoding UPF0175 family protein: protein MQITLELPDEIAEKLQSVNISRRILELITADYYRQGQIGASEVRRILKFASRWETYEFLKQEKAYLPYTENDLEQDVQSIRHL, encoded by the coding sequence ATGCAAATCACCCTTGAACTCCCTGATGAAATAGCAGAAAAATTACAGTCTGTTAATATTTCTCGGCGTATTTTGGAACTAATCACTGCCGATTATTACCGTCAAGGTCAAATTGGTGCTTCTGAAGTAAGACGAATACTCAAATTTGCTTCTCGTTGGGAAACCTACGAATTTCTTAAGCAAGAAAAAGCTTATTTACCCTATACTGAAAATGATTTAGAACAAGATGTTCAAAGTATTCGTCATCTTTAA
- a CDS encoding BrnT family toxin encodes MQVEWNPEKAKSNLQKHGVSFSDAEAVLFDPCALSFEDQSAQSEQRFIVMGMDHLWRLLVVVYTYRGDNIRLISARPATHKERRKYETGI; translated from the coding sequence ATGCAAGTTGAATGGAATCCCGAAAAAGCTAAAAGCAATTTACAAAAACACGGAGTCAGTTTTTCTGATGCTGAGGCTGTGTTGTTCGATCCTTGTGCACTTTCTTTTGAAGATCAATCAGCACAAAGTGAACAGCGATTTATTGTTATGGGGATGGATCACCTTTGGCGTTTGCTAGTGGTAGTCTATACTTATCGAGGTGATAACATTCGCTTAATTTCTGCCCGTCCTGCTACTCATAAGGAGAGACGTAAATATGAAACCGGAATATGA
- a CDS encoding divergent PAP2 family protein produces MQDFSQILNNQVLWVALLACILAQLSKLAVELVQHGKINLRVLVTTGGMPSSHSAFVGALATGVGKTMGWGSPDFAIAVVFAFIVMYDAAGVRQAAGKQARILNQIIDEVFEEHKQLSEERLIELLGHTPFQVIVGLGLGIAIGSFAELNWPLHFIQAAL; encoded by the coding sequence ATGCAAGATTTTTCTCAAATCCTCAATAACCAAGTGTTATGGGTTGCCCTATTAGCCTGTATTCTAGCTCAACTGTCTAAATTGGCGGTTGAGTTAGTCCAACATGGCAAAATTAATCTGCGGGTGTTAGTGACAACGGGAGGAATGCCGAGTTCCCACTCGGCTTTTGTGGGGGCCTTAGCAACGGGAGTGGGCAAAACAATGGGATGGGGAAGCCCTGATTTTGCTATTGCTGTTGTTTTTGCCTTTATTGTCATGTATGATGCGGCCGGAGTTCGTCAAGCGGCGGGAAAACAAGCTCGAATTTTAAATCAAATTATTGATGAAGTCTTTGAAGAACACAAACAGTTAAGCGAAGAACGATTAATTGAATTATTAGGTCATACCCCCTTTCAAGTCATTGTCGGTTTAGGATTAGGCATTGCTATTGGTTCGTTTGCCGAATTAAATTGGCCTTTGCATTTTATCCAAGCAGCACTGTAG
- a CDS encoding peptidase domain-containing ABC transporter, which translates to MQKYPIVLQHSEEDCGAACLATIVKYYHKNFSINRIREAVGTGQLGTTLTGLRRGAENLGFDARSTRAQPQILDQMKDAPLPAIIYWKGYHYVVLYGQKGKKYIIADPGVGMRYVTRQELSESWSGFITLLLQPDPVRFAQQPDDKIEGIGRFFQRIAPYKFILFEVLLINIVLGLLALTSPFLIQILTDDVLIRGEEQILRGLAIAIIIMNLVSSGLQVIQANLSMQFSNRLQLGLIKEFGRKILNLPLQYYETHRSGEVVSRLKDIQEINFFISQSFVRVLTQSFTAIISLSLMLFYSYKLTLLIISITLLSATSSLFFLMSLRKKIKDIMVLEGETHGVLIESFKGAITLKTTTAEPQFWEDLQTRFGRLANLEFKIGQIGVTNFNFSEIISSIGGIVLLWFGSILVINKELTIGQLLAFNSMSVNFTVFIKTVVGLLTELVRIRIIIQRIFSVIDYPSETDNDAQKEWVTFKNNDIIYCENILYHHAGRLDLFKDFNVNIKGGKVTAIIGESGCGKSTLVKLLAGLYELQGGTIRVGAYNLQNLSLECIRKQVILVPQEAQFWSRSIIENFRIGSPHVTFEEIVKACQFAQADNFIDKLPDKYFTVLGEFGANLSGGQRQRLAIARAIVNDPPILILDESTSGLDPISEENLLDELLQYRQGKTTILISHRPSVNRRADEIIYLEESQLKLQGSLDNLLQLDGQHLNFLKS; encoded by the coding sequence ATGCAAAAATATCCGATTGTCTTGCAACATAGCGAAGAAGATTGCGGAGCAGCTTGTTTAGCTACAATTGTTAAATATTATCACAAAAATTTTAGTATTAATCGCATTAGAGAAGCCGTTGGTACGGGTCAATTAGGAACAACATTAACAGGTTTAAGAAGGGGTGCAGAAAATTTAGGATTTGATGCGCGTTCCACCAGAGCGCAACCGCAAATATTAGATCAAATGAAAGATGCACCTTTACCCGCAATTATTTACTGGAAAGGTTATCATTATGTGGTTTTATATGGACAAAAAGGCAAAAAATATATTATTGCAGATCCCGGTGTGGGGATGCGTTATGTGACTCGTCAAGAATTATCAGAAAGTTGGTCAGGATTTATTACTCTTTTATTACAACCTGATCCGGTACGTTTTGCTCAACAACCTGACGATAAAATTGAGGGAATTGGGAGATTTTTTCAGCGTATTGCGCCTTATAAATTTATTTTATTTGAAGTTTTATTAATTAATATTGTTCTCGGTCTTTTAGCCTTAACCTCACCCTTTCTGATTCAAATCTTAACGGATGATGTATTAATTAGAGGAGAAGAACAAATCCTAAGAGGATTAGCCATAGCGATTATTATCATGAACTTAGTTAGTAGTGGATTACAAGTGATTCAAGCTAACTTAAGTATGCAATTTTCTAATCGGTTACAATTAGGATTAATTAAAGAATTTGGTCGGAAAATATTAAATTTACCCTTACAATATTATGAAACTCATCGCAGTGGGGAAGTGGTGAGCCGTTTAAAAGATATTCAAGAAATTAATTTCTTTATTTCTCAATCGTTTGTTAGAGTTTTAACTCAATCTTTTACCGCTATTATTTCGTTGAGTCTAATGCTATTTTATAGTTATAAATTAACTTTATTAATCATATCTATTACTTTATTAAGTGCGACATCATCTTTATTCTTTTTGATGTCTTTAAGAAAAAAAATTAAAGATATTATGGTATTAGAAGGCGAAACTCACGGGGTTTTAATCGAAAGTTTCAAAGGTGCAATTACCTTAAAAACAACGACAGCCGAACCTCAATTCTGGGAAGATTTACAAACTCGTTTTGGCAGATTAGCCAATTTAGAATTTAAAATCGGACAAATTGGAGTAACAAATTTTAATTTCTCTGAGATTATTTCTAGTATTGGAGGAATCGTTTTATTGTGGTTTGGGAGTATCTTAGTTATTAATAAAGAATTAACCATCGGACAACTCTTAGCCTTTAATAGTATGAGTGTTAATTTTACTGTGTTTATTAAAACAGTAGTGGGTTTACTGACTGAACTTGTTAGAATAAGAATTATTATTCAACGAATTTTTTCTGTGATTGATTATCCTTCAGAAACCGATAATGACGCTCAAAAAGAATGGGTAACATTTAAAAATAATGATATAATTTACTGTGAAAATATATTATATCATCATGCGGGAAGATTAGATTTATTTAAAGATTTTAATGTTAATATTAAAGGGGGGAAAGTTACAGCAATTATTGGAGAATCAGGTTGTGGAAAAAGTACCTTGGTAAAACTTCTAGCGGGATTATATGAATTGCAGGGAGGAACAATTAGAGTCGGGGCTTATAATTTACAAAATTTAAGTTTAGAATGTATTAGAAAACAAGTGATTTTAGTTCCCCAAGAAGCTCAATTTTGGAGCCGGAGTATTATTGAAAATTTTAGAATTGGATCACCTCATGTTACCTTTGAAGAAATTGTCAAAGCGTGTCAATTTGCCCAAGCGGATAATTTTATTGATAAACTTCCTGATAAATATTTTACAGTTTTAGGCGAATTTGGGGCTAATTTATCCGGGGGTCAGCGTCAAAGATTAGCCATAGCTAGAGCGATTGTCAATGATCCCCCGATCTTAATTTTAGATGAATCTACATCAGGATTAGATCCCATTAGCGAAGAAAATTTATTAGATGAGTTATTACAGTATCGTCAAGGGAAAACCACAATTTTAATTAGTCATCGTCCTAGTGTTAATAGGAGAGCAGATGAGATTATTTATTTAGAAGAAAGTCAATTAAAATTACAAGGAAGCTTAGATAATCTCTTGCAACTTGATGGACAACACTTAAATTTTTTAAAATCATAA
- a CDS encoding BrnA antitoxin family protein has translation MKPEYDFDQAKRGAIVPQEGKTRITIYIDNDILEAFRQKGDAEGKGYQTMINQALRQYLDQAKLPLDEDTLRRIFQEELRAVTFVSSIE, from the coding sequence ATGAAACCGGAATATGATTTTGATCAGGCTAAACGGGGTGCAATCGTCCCACAAGAAGGTAAAACTCGCATTACCATCTATATTGATAATGATATCTTAGAAGCGTTTAGACAAAAAGGAGACGCTGAGGGGAAAGGTTATCAAACAATGATCAATCAAGCGTTACGACAATATCTTGATCAAGCCAAACTCCCCTTAGATGAAGATACACTACGCCGGATTTTTCAAGAAGAACTGCGGGCTGTAACTTTTGTTAGTTCAATAGAGTAG
- a CDS encoding HlyD family efflux transporter periplasmic adaptor subunit has product MLRKPNPDYLPIHQEDEFLPPVSGWTIFGGLFLVGTVAIALIISAFTPLPVTVKAIAMVRPNGEVKLVQAPTEGTVTKIEVKENQTVTQGQALVTLDASRLNTREAQLQGNERQNLQQLQQISEQLNNLNLQIDAETEKMNRAISGAQADYLRMEKEHQEHSLTVEAQVNEARANVQMAEEDWQKSKSDLKAAEASLRGSESALKIAEQKSDRYQQVGESALGKNRLEEAQFAVEQQQELIAEKQALLQSQKQSVSRQLKAVESAKSRLQAALATVDPSDGLVIMAQEKIAQEKATGEAILARLSQEKSSLLQHKSELEKQLSSDQQESLQVQKEINKTIVSAPISGVILKLNLRNPNQTVRVGEEIAQIAPINTPLVIKAKVSPGDIGKVKIGQKSQMRVSAYPYPDYGILAGKVIEISPDAIIPQNTGVNSILPYYEVTIQPDKIYLKDDPKNTLQPGMEIQADIIAKNETVLTFILRKARLLTDL; this is encoded by the coding sequence ATGCTGAGAAAACCCAACCCTGATTATCTTCCCATCCATCAAGAGGATGAATTTTTGCCCCCTGTCAGTGGTTGGACAATTTTTGGGGGCTTATTTTTAGTCGGGACAGTTGCGATCGCTTTAATAATATCAGCCTTTACTCCCTTACCCGTGACGGTGAAAGCGATCGCAATGGTGCGTCCCAATGGAGAGGTAAAATTAGTACAAGCACCCACCGAGGGGACTGTTACCAAAATTGAGGTTAAAGAAAATCAAACAGTAACTCAAGGACAAGCATTAGTCACCCTAGATGCTTCTCGCTTGAACACTCGTGAAGCTCAACTTCAGGGAAATGAGCGACAAAATTTACAACAATTACAACAAATTTCAGAACAATTAAACAACTTAAATCTACAAATAGATGCAGAAACCGAAAAAATGAATCGAGCTATTTCTGGCGCACAAGCTGATTATTTGCGGATGGAAAAAGAACATCAAGAACACAGTTTAACCGTAGAAGCTCAAGTCAATGAAGCTAGAGCAAATGTGCAAATGGCAGAAGAAGACTGGCAAAAATCTAAAAGCGATCTTAAAGCCGCAGAAGCTTCTTTACGCGGCAGTGAATCAGCCTTAAAAATTGCTGAACAAAAAAGCGATCGCTATCAACAAGTTGGAGAATCTGCTTTAGGCAAAAATCGATTAGAAGAAGCTCAATTTGCCGTTGAACAACAACAGGAATTAATCGCAGAAAAGCAAGCATTATTACAAAGTCAAAAACAATCCGTCAGCCGCCAATTAAAAGCAGTAGAATCGGCAAAATCTCGGTTACAAGCTGCCTTAGCTACTGTTGATCCGAGTGATGGATTAGTGATCATGGCGCAGGAAAAAATAGCTCAGGAAAAAGCGACAGGAGAAGCTATTTTAGCTCGTTTAAGTCAAGAAAAAAGTAGTTTATTACAGCATAAAAGTGAACTAGAAAAACAATTAAGTAGTGATCAGCAAGAGTCATTACAAGTGCAAAAAGAAATTAACAAAACAATTGTTTCTGCACCGATATCAGGAGTGATTCTAAAATTAAATTTGCGAAATCCTAATCAAACTGTTCGTGTCGGGGAAGAAATAGCCCAAATTGCCCCTATTAATACTCCTCTAGTAATTAAAGCTAAGGTTTCTCCGGGGGATATTGGCAAAGTAAAAATCGGGCAAAAATCACAAATGCGGGTGAGTGCTTATCCTTACCCAGATTATGGAATTTTAGCCGGAAAAGTAATCGAGATTTCTCCTGATGCGATTATCCCCCAAAATACAGGTGTTAATTCTATTCTTCCTTATTATGAAGTCACCATTCAACCCGATAAAATTTATTTAAAAGATGATCCAAAGAATACTTTACAGCCCGGTATGGAAATTCAGGCAGATATTATTGCTAAAAATGAAACCGTGTTAACCTTTATTTTACGCAAAGCCAGATTATTAACAGATTTATAA